From Lagenorhynchus albirostris chromosome 10, mLagAlb1.1, whole genome shotgun sequence, the proteins below share one genomic window:
- the TRIM40 gene encoding E3 ubiquitin ligase TRIM40, with the protein MLPLREDSREEGICPICQECLKEAVRTDCRHLFCRACLAQHLEKTSASGVLSCPLCRKPCSEGVLGAGYTCDSHQKKVCWFCEESRCLLCVECRVSPEHKSHCELAIENAISHYKERLNRRIRKLRKDICELQRLRAQEEERLQAMQFQADCRTHRLEAELERQDRARRQLDALPQQRPGQLEDMPAKVSRIPGISRAMIQLSSLVTELEGMAKKLDASLLKDASDLLNRSAPEQLEVIYPNLEKRINESLNQSSSAALTSSSLDQLLSDSPQPPGSPSPNLSSLPRGLPSAPSGLPPPEHATAVIRCLTL; encoded by the exons atgctccctctgcgGGAGGACAGCCGGGAAGAGGGCATCTGCCCCATCTGCCAGGAGTGCCTGAAGGAGGCGGTGCGCACTGACTGCAGACACCTCTTCTGTCGAGCATGCCTGGCCCAGCACCTGGAGAAGACCTCAGCCTCCGGGGTCCTCAGCTGCCCCCTCTGCCGGAAGCCCTGTTCCGAGGGGGTCCTGGGGGCCGGCTATACCTGCGACAGCCACCAGAAGAAGGTGTGCTGGTTCTGTGAGGAGAGCAGATGTCTTCTGTGTGTGGAATGCCGGGTGTCCCCTGAACACAAGTCTCACTGTGAACTGGCCATTGAAAATGCCATCAGCCACTACAAG GAACGACTCAACCGCAGGATCAGGAAGCTCAGAAAGGACATCTGCGAGCTCCAGCGGCTCAGGGCTCAGGAGGAGGAGAGACTGCAGGCTATGCAG TTTCAGGCAGACTGTAGGACCCACAGGCTGGAGGCTGAACTGGAGCGTCAAGACCGAGCCAGGAGACAGCTGGATGCCCTCCCTCAGCAGCGGCCAGGCCAGCTGGAGGACATGCCAGCAAAGGTGTCCAGAATCCCTGGCATCTCCAGGGCAATGATTCAACTCAGCAGCCTGGTCACTGAACTGGAGGGGATGGCTAAGAAACTGGATGCCAGCCTGCTGAAG gACGCCAGTGACTTATTGAACAG GAGTGCTCCAGAGCAGTTAGAGGTTATTTATCCCAACTTAGAGAAAAGAATCAATGAATCACTTAACCAGTCATCCTCAGCAGCTCTGACCAGTTCATCCCTGGACCAGCTCCTCTCAGACTCACCTCAGCCTCCTGGCTCTCCTTCCCCCAACCTGTCCAGCCTCCCACGAGGTCTGCCCAGTGCACCCTCAGGCCTGCCACCTCCTGAACATGCCACAGCTGTGATCAGATGCCTGACCCTCTGA